The region TACGCCGACGGTCCCGACGTCCTGCACGGCATCGACCTGGTCGTGCCGGCGGGGGAGACCCACGCGATCGTGGGGTCCACCGGGTCCGGCAAGTCGTCGCTGCTCCGGCTCGTGCTGCGCTTCGACGACCCGCGTGCCGGCACCGTCCACTTCGACGGCCAGGACGTGCGCGACCTCGACTGGGACTCGCTGCGCGGCTCGCTGGGCTACGTCGCCCAGGACGTCTTCATGTTCGCCGGCTCCGTCGCCGACAACATCGCCTACGGTCGCCCCGGCGCGACCCGCGACGAGATCCGCGCCGCCGCGGAGGGTGCCGCCGCGCTCGACTTCATCGAGGCGATGCCCGACGGGCTCGACACGTGGGTCGGTGAGCGTGGCGTGACCCTCTCCGGCGGCCAGCGCCAGCGCCTCGCGCTCGCCCGGGCACTGCTGCGCGACCCCGCCGTCCTCGTCCTCGACGAGGCCACGAGCGCCGTCGACAACGAGACCGAGGCGGCCATCCAGCGCTCGCTGCGCAAGGCCACCGCCCAGCGCACCGCGATCGTGGTGGCCCACCGCCTCTCGACCGTCCGGCACGCCCACCGCATCTGGGTGCTCGACGCCGGCCGCGTCACCGAGGCCGGCACGCACGACGAGCTGCTCGCCGTCGACGGGTCGTACGCCGCCCTCTGGCGCGTGCAGACCGGTGAGCTGGCCGAGCAGCCGCAGGCCGGGTGAAACCGGGGTGAGCCGACCGGTGGGCGGCCGATAGGCTCGCGCTGACATCCGTCCCACCGCTCACCACCCCTACCGAGGAGCTCTCGTGTCCGACATCCAGGTCGTCCGCATCCACGCCGATCAGCGTGCGGAGACCACTGTCACGACGGGCACCAAGGCCTGGGAGCTGTTCCGCGACGACGCCGACGTGATCGCGGCCCGCGTGGCCGGCAGCCTCAAGGACCTCTCGTACGAGCTCTCCGACGGTGACGAGGTCGAGGGTGTCGCCATCGACAGCGCCGACGGCCGCGACATCCTGCGGCACTCGACCGCGCACGTCATGGCGCAGGCCGTGCAGCAGATCTGGCCGGAGGCGAAGCTCGGCATCGGCCCGCCGATCGAGAACGGCTTCTACTACGACTTCGACGTCGAGACCCCGTTCGTGCCCGAGGACCTGGTCAAGATCGAGTCCGCGATGCGCAAGATCATCAAGGAGAACCAGCGCTTCGAGCGACGGGTCACCACCGACGCCGACGCCCTCGTCGAGCTCCAGGACGAGCCCTACAAGGTCGAGCTCATCGGCCTCAAGGGCGGCGCCGGGGCCGACGACACCGAGGGCGCCAGCGTCGAGGTCGGTGCCGGCGAGCTCACCATCTACGACAACATCGGCCGCAGCGGCGAGGCCAAGTGGTCCGACCTGTGCCGCGGCCCGCACCTGCCGACCACCAAGCGCATCCCCGCGTTCAAGCTGATGCGCAGCGCGGCGGCCTACTGGCGCGGCGACGAGAAGAACAAGATGCTTCAGCGCATCTACGGCACCGCGTGGGAGTCGAAGGAGGCGCTCGACGAGCACCTGCACCGCATCGAGGAGGCCGAGCGCCGCGACCACCGCAAGCTCGGGCGCGAGCTCGACCTGTTCTCGTTCCCCGACGAGATCGGCTCCGGCCTCGCGGTCTTCCACCCCAAGGGCGGCGTGATCAAGCGCGTCATGGAGGACTACGTCCGCCAGCGGCACATCGAGGAGGGCTTCGACTACGTCGGCACCCCTCACATCAGCAAGGAGGGGCTGTTCCACACCTCCGGGCACCTGCCGTACTACAAGGACACCATGTTCCCGCCGATGGAGTTCGAGGGCTCGGACTACTACCTCAAGGCGATGAACTGCCCGATGCACAACCTGATCTTCCGCTCGCGCGGACGGTCCTACCGCGAGCTGCCGCTCCGGTTGTTCGAGTTCGGGTCGGTCTACCGCTACGAGAAGTCGGGCGTCGTCCACGGCCTCACCCGGGTGCGCGGCCTGACCCAGGACGACTCGCACTCCTACGTCACCCCGGAGCAGGCGCCGGGCGAGGTCAAGCACCTGCTCGACTTCGTGCTCGGGCTGCTGCGCGACTTCGGGATCGACGACTTCTACCTCGAGCTCTCGACCCGCGACGACTCCAAGCCGGACAAGTTCGTGGGCACCGACGAGGAGTGGGCGATCGCGACGAAGGTGCTGGAGGACGTCGCGGTCGAGTCGGGCCTCGAGCTGGTCCCCGACCCCGGCGGCGCCGCGTTCTACGGCCCGAAGATCTCGGTGCAGGCCCGCGACGCCATCGGGCGCACCTGGCAGATGTCGACCATCCAGTACGACTTCAACCAGCCCAAGGGCTTCGAGCTCGCGTTCTCGGCCGCCGACGGCACCCGCCAGCAGCCGGTGATGATCCACTCCGCGAAGTTCGGCTCGCTGGAGCGCTTCTTCGGTGTCCTGGTCGAGCACTACGCCGGCGCCTTCCCGCCCTGGCTCGCGCCCGTCCAGGTCCAGGGCATCCCGATCGCGGAGCGCCACAACGACTACCTGTTCGACATCGCGAAGCAGATGAAGGTGCAGGGGCTGCGCGTCGAGGTCGACGACTCCGACGACCGGATGCAGAAGAAGATCCGCAACGCGCAGCTGCAGAAGGTGCCGTTCATGATGATCGCCGGTGACGACGACGTCGAGAAGGGTGCGGTCAGCTTCCGCTACCGCGACGGGCGCCAGGACAACGGCGTACCCCTCGCGGAGGCGATCGAGCGGGTCGCCGCGGCCGTGGCGAGCCGCGAGCAGGTCTGAGCCCGAGGTGGCCGCCGACCGCCGACCCGTCGTCGACCTCACCGAGGCCGAGGCACGCCTCAAGCTCCCGCTGAAGTGGGGCGTGCCCGAGGGCGTGCTGCCCGCGTGGGTCGCGGAGATGGACTACGCCGTCGACCCCGTCGTGCTCGACGCGCTGGCGCGGATGGTGGCCGACGGCATCACGGGCTACCCGCTGTTCGGGTGGGACCCCGAGCTCGCGGAGTCGTACGCCGGCTGGTCGGCGCGGCACTTCGGCTGGGCGCCGGAGCCGGATGCGGTGCACCCGGTGGTGGACGTGACGGCCGGGGTGCGGATCGCGATCGACGTGTTCAGCGAGCCGGGCGGCGTGGTCTTCCCGATCCCCGGCTACAACGCCCACCACGGGCTCGCCTCGGTCACCGGGCGCGAGGAGGTCCACCTCGTGGTGCCGGCCTCCGCCGATCGCGCGGAGATCGATCTCGACCGGCTCGACCGGCTGTTCGCCGAGGGTGCCCGGACGCTGATCCTCACGCAGCCGCACAACCCGTGGGGCCGGGTCTTCACCCGCGCCGAGCTCGAGGGCGTCCGTGACGTGGTGGTCCGCCACGGTGCCCGGGTCGTGTGCGACGAGATCCACGCGCCCCTGGTCCTGCCGGGCGCGGAGCACGTCTCCTACCTCTCGCTCGAGGGCACCCACGACCATGCGGTCGCGGTGGTGGCAGCGTCCAAGGCCTTCAACACCGCCGGCCTGCGGTGCGCCCAGCTCGTCGTCCCCGACGCCGGCGCCCGGCAACGGCTTCTCGACCAGCCGATGTCGCGCAACGAGTCCTACTCGAGCGCCGGCATCGTCGCGGCGAAGGCCGCCTACGACGACGGCGACCCCTGGCTCGCCTCGCTCGTCGAGCGGCTCGACCAGCAGCGCACGCTCCTCGCCGACCTGCTGGCCACGCACCTGCCCGAGGTCCGGATGCGCCCGCTCGAGGCGACCTACCTCGCCTGGCTCGACGCCTCCGCCTACGGCCACGACGACGCGGCGGCCGTCGCGCTCGAGCGGGGCCGCGTGATGGTCAGCGCCGGGACGTCCTACGCCCCCGGCGCCGGCAGCCAGGTCCGCCTCAACATCGCGACGTCTCCCCAGCGGCTCACCGAGGTGGTCGAGCGGCTCGCCAAGGCCTGGACCTGATGCCACCTCAACTACTCACCGTTGGTCGAGGAGGGCGCCCCGCGCCCGTCACGAGACCAAGACCCCCGGTGGCCGCTGGTCGAGCAGGGCGCCTCGCGCCCGTGTCGAAGCCAAGACTCACCACCATCCCCCCACCGTTGGTCGAGGAGGGCGCCCCGCGCCCGTGACGAAACCAAGACCCCCGCTGGTCGCTGGTTGAGCAGGGCGCCCCGCGCCCGTGTCGAAACCAAGACCGCCACCGACGGTCGAGGTGAGCACGGCACGCCTCCACACCCCGCCGATTTAACCCTCCGCAGACCCGGTTCAGGCATGGCGGCTGTCGGTGCTCGCCGATATAATCGAACACATGATCGACATGCTGGCAGCACCCGAGGCAGAGGCTGACGACCTCACTGCCTCGGCCCTGCTCGCTGCCCTGCGCGATCGCAAGGCCGTCGAGGACCGCGCCGCGGCCGACCAGCTCGACCTCGCCGCCAGGTGGGCCGACCTCCACCCGCCGGAGTCGATTCACCTCGCCGCGGCGTTCACCACCCCCGGGTCCGAGCACGAGGAGCCCATCGCGGGCGAGGGCTGTCCGCTGGTGGCTGAGTTCTGTGTGGCCGAGCTCGGAGCCGTGCTCGGGATCTCGTCGACGGCTGCGAAGAAGCTGATCGGGCACGCCCTCGAGCTCCGCCACCGACTGCCACGACTCTGGGCGCAGGTGCAGTCCGGCGCCGTTCCGGCCTGGCGCGCCCGGCTGGTCGCCGAGACCACCATCCACGCGGTGCCCACGTTGACGCGCGAGGCCGCTGGGTGGGTCGATGACCAGGTCGCCGCCGTCGCCAAACGTGTCGGGACCGCGCAGCTCGACAGGCTCGTCGCGGAGACCATCAAGAGGTTCGACCTCGCTTCAGCCGATCCCGCATCGGATCCCGAGGACGGCTACCTCCACGTCGACCCCCGACACGTGACCGTGCACGACCGCGACGTCCACTACGCCGGCACCATCCACCTCGAGGCCGAGCTCGACCTCGCCGACGCCCTCGACCTGGACCACGCCCTGGCCCACGACGCCGCCGCCCAGAAGTCCCTCGGCTCCACCGAGTCGTTGAACGTGCGCAGGGCGAAGGCTCTCGGGAACCTCGCGAGGACCCAGACCGGGCTCGACCTGTTCCACACCCAAGGCTCCACGAGCGCCGCGACCATCACCTCCGAGGACCGCGACGGGCTGCCCGCCGCGCGGGAGATCGTTCTCCACGCACACTTCGACGCCACCCTCACCGCCGAGGGCACCGTGTTCGGTCCCACTGGACGGATGGAGAACCGGAACAAGCTCCTGCTCCTCGACCAGATCCGGTCCTGGTGCGGGGACTCGCGGACCAAGGTCACGATCAAGCCCGTCATCGACCTCAACCAGAACCTCACCGCACCCGGCTACGACATCCCAGCCAGGATCCGCGAACAGGTCATCCTGCGCGACAACACGTGCGTCTTCCCGCACTGCACCCGACCCGCCCGCGCCTGCGACATCGACCACGTCACCCCCTACGACCACCACGCCGCAGCAGAAGACCGGCAACAGCCCGGACCCACCCAGTCCGACAACCTTGCCTGCCTGTGCCGCTACCACCACCGGCTCAAGACCCACACCAGCTGGCGCTACGCCATGGTCGCGCCCGGGGTGTTCGAGTGGACCAGCCCCCACGGCCACCGTTTCCGACGAGACCACACCGGCACCACACCAATCCACCCGCTCGAGCCCGAACGACCATGACCCCGCCCCACGCCCCGCCAGACCACACGTAGGCGGGGCCACAGGCACGTCCAGGTCCGGCTTCTGAGGTCACGCGAGGGGATCCCGCGACCGGAGGCGTCATCGACAGCGGTGATCTCGCGGCGGCACTAATGTGTGCCTCGAGGAGTCGTAGGGGTTCGAGTCCGCCGCATGGACACGGTCAACACCGGAAAGGGGCAGATCGACCGGGACCCCGTGACGAGACTCCGGAACAGTGCGGGATACCCAATGCCGAGTCATCTCGACCCGCTGTCGGCGGGTGCGAGGAAGATCGGGACATGACATCCGAGGGGCAGAAGCCGGTGACCATCCTGTTCGACTCGATCGTCGAGACCGACTACGGACAGTTCGATCTGGTCTGGGGTGACGGAGAAGGATTCGACGGGGACTGGGACCGCGTGTTTGACGGACACGTCAACGGTCTCGCCGGCTCCGCCTCCGGTGACGGCCTCTACGTCAACCTCGGCCGCCGTAGCGGCGGATCCCAGGTACGCATGGTCCTGGTTGACGCCCAGCCGACGGTCGGCGACGACTGGGAGGACATCGTCGAGGTGTCCATCGTGGTTCCTGACGGGCCTGTGCAGTGGGCCGCGTGGGCGTGGGATGACAGCGGCGACCTGGCGCTGCCGGCCGGCACCTACCGCGTACGCGTCAACGCACGCGGAAGAGACGCCGGTGCAGAGGACGAGTTCGCTGAGGAGGTCGTCGACTTCTACCTCCTGGAGATCTGGGCCGCACCGGCCGATCCGGACGCGATCGTGAGGACGACCAGCAAGAACGCCGAGTACTGGCATCGCGAGAACGGCGGCCGTCGGTGATCAGCAGGTGCCCCGCATCCGAACGTGCCGATGTCAGGACGCCGGGAGCGCCCGGCATGAAGGGGTCCGGGATCCGGCTCAGGCGTGAGGGGTGTCGATGCCGACACCGGAGGCCGACTGCGCCGTCGCTGCCAGGACATCCAGGTCCTCGTCAGTCGGGAAGGGCTGGCCCGGACGGGCGTAGAGGACCAGCGAACGCTGAGCCAGCCCCTCGATCCTCAGCTCCCAGGCTCCGGCCGGAATGGGGCCGGCCACCCGCTCGACCGCGCCCGCACCGGGCCGGATCGTGAGCCGGGCTCGGCCACCCGCGTCGCAGACACTGAGCTGCACGACGTCGTCGCTCGTGAGTTCCCGAGGCACGGCCGGCAGACCGTCGACGAGACGGATGAGAACGCCCGGTCGATCGGCAGGCGACAGCTCGATCGAGACGCTCGCGTGGAAGGACAGCATGGAGGCGCGCGGGCCCCAGTTGCCGGTCCGCAGCGCCATCTCGAAGACGGGCGTCATGGCGGACATGGTGCACGACCACGCACTCCCTCGCACCTCGATTCACCCGCGCAGCTCGTCCCCGGACGCGCCGTGGAGCAGCGCGGTGAGCCCGGCGAGCGCGGTGTCGAGGTCGTCGGCGACGACCACGTCGTCGAGCACCTCGGGCCGCAGGAAGCCCGCGTCCGCCAGGCCACGGAGCGAGTCGAGGAAGGCCGTCCAGGTCCCGCCGAGGTTGAGGAAGCCCACCGGGTCGTCGTTGAAGCCGATGTAGCGCCAGCTCCAGACCTCGATGATCTCCTCGAGCGTCCCGAGCCCGCCGGGCAGGCAGAGGAACGCGTCCGCGAGCTCGGCCATCAGCGCCTTCCGCTCGTGCATCGTGTCCACGACGTGCAACTCGGTCAGGTCGTCGCGACCCCACTCGCGCGCGACCATCGAGTGCGGGATCACGCCGATCACCTCGCCGCCCGCGTCGAGCGCGCCCTGGGAGACCTCGCGCATCAGTCCGTGACCGCCGCCGCCGTAGACCAGCCCGATGCCGCGCTCGGCCAGCGCCCGCCCGACGTCGTACGACGCCCGCGCGAGGGCCGGGTCGACGCCCGGGCTGGAGGCACAGAAGACGGCGACGCGCCGGATCGTTCGACTCACGCGGAGAGTCTAGGAACTGCGGCGAGTACGGTCGAAGACCCACCTGACCCGGGAGGTCGCCCGTGCGCCAGCTCCGCCGCCTGTCCGTCGTGCTCGTCGCCGCGCTGGTCGCCGTACCGGGGCGCGCTGACGCCGCCGAGGGTTGGACCCCGCTCGAGGAGGCCGGCGGTCACTCGCTGGCGGTCGCGCTCGGCGACGGCACCACCGCACTCGTCAGTGTCGGCGGACCGGACGAGGCCACGATCTACGACCAGCGGCGGGCCGCCGACGGCACCCTGGGCCCGGCGACCGCGGTGCTCACCGTCTCCCGCGCCGACTACTGCCGGCCGGTCGACGCGGCCACGGCGATCGGCAACTACGCAGTCGCGGTGGAGTGCCAGACCCGGACCGGGCTCGAGGACCCGCCGACCACCCTGGTCGAGCTGGTGTGGACCGGTGACGACGGCTGGGTGTGGCAGGTCCACCGCACGAGCTCGCTCGGGACGGTCGACTACTCACCCCAGGGACAGTTCGCCCTCTTCACCAGCAACAGCGAGTACGGCCGGCCGCACCACGTCACGAGCTTCAACCCCGACCTCGGCTGGCGCGACGTCGAGCGCCGGGAGGTCGGTCCGAGCGGCGACCGGATCATCGGGGCGATCGACGACGAGGGCGACGTCGTCGTCCTGCGCGGCGCGGGCTTCGAGGACGAGCCGGGCTACTGGTTCGGAGGGCGGCTCCGGGTCGAGTC is a window of Nocardioides oleivorans DNA encoding:
- a CDS encoding TIGR00730 family Rossman fold protein → MSRTIRRVAVFCASSPGVDPALARASYDVGRALAERGIGLVYGGGGHGLMREVSQGALDAGGEVIGVIPHSMVAREWGRDDLTELHVVDTMHERKALMAELADAFLCLPGGLGTLEEIIEVWSWRYIGFNDDPVGFLNLGGTWTAFLDSLRGLADAGFLRPEVLDDVVVADDLDTALAGLTALLHGASGDELRG
- the thrS gene encoding threonine--tRNA ligase; amino-acid sequence: MSDIQVVRIHADQRAETTVTTGTKAWELFRDDADVIAARVAGSLKDLSYELSDGDEVEGVAIDSADGRDILRHSTAHVMAQAVQQIWPEAKLGIGPPIENGFYYDFDVETPFVPEDLVKIESAMRKIIKENQRFERRVTTDADALVELQDEPYKVELIGLKGGAGADDTEGASVEVGAGELTIYDNIGRSGEAKWSDLCRGPHLPTTKRIPAFKLMRSAAAYWRGDEKNKMLQRIYGTAWESKEALDEHLHRIEEAERRDHRKLGRELDLFSFPDEIGSGLAVFHPKGGVIKRVMEDYVRQRHIEEGFDYVGTPHISKEGLFHTSGHLPYYKDTMFPPMEFEGSDYYLKAMNCPMHNLIFRSRGRSYRELPLRLFEFGSVYRYEKSGVVHGLTRVRGLTQDDSHSYVTPEQAPGEVKHLLDFVLGLLRDFGIDDFYLELSTRDDSKPDKFVGTDEEWAIATKVLEDVAVESGLELVPDPGGAAFYGPKISVQARDAIGRTWQMSTIQYDFNQPKGFELAFSAADGTRQQPVMIHSAKFGSLERFFGVLVEHYAGAFPPWLAPVQVQGIPIAERHNDYLFDIAKQMKVQGLRVEVDDSDDRMQKKIRNAQLQKVPFMMIAGDDDVEKGAVSFRYRDGRQDNGVPLAEAIERVAAAVASREQV
- a CDS encoding HNH endonuclease signature motif containing protein, producing the protein MIDMLAAPEAEADDLTASALLAALRDRKAVEDRAAADQLDLAARWADLHPPESIHLAAAFTTPGSEHEEPIAGEGCPLVAEFCVAELGAVLGISSTAAKKLIGHALELRHRLPRLWAQVQSGAVPAWRARLVAETTIHAVPTLTREAAGWVDDQVAAVAKRVGTAQLDRLVAETIKRFDLASADPASDPEDGYLHVDPRHVTVHDRDVHYAGTIHLEAELDLADALDLDHALAHDAAAQKSLGSTESLNVRRAKALGNLARTQTGLDLFHTQGSTSAATITSEDRDGLPAAREIVLHAHFDATLTAEGTVFGPTGRMENRNKLLLLDQIRSWCGDSRTKVTIKPVIDLNQNLTAPGYDIPARIREQVILRDNTCVFPHCTRPARACDIDHVTPYDHHAAAEDRQQPGPTQSDNLACLCRYHHRLKTHTSWRYAMVAPGVFEWTSPHGHRFRRDHTGTTPIHPLEPERP
- a CDS encoding MalY/PatB family protein: MAADRRPVVDLTEAEARLKLPLKWGVPEGVLPAWVAEMDYAVDPVVLDALARMVADGITGYPLFGWDPELAESYAGWSARHFGWAPEPDAVHPVVDVTAGVRIAIDVFSEPGGVVFPIPGYNAHHGLASVTGREEVHLVVPASADRAEIDLDRLDRLFAEGARTLILTQPHNPWGRVFTRAELEGVRDVVVRHGARVVCDEIHAPLVLPGAEHVSYLSLEGTHDHAVAVVAASKAFNTAGLRCAQLVVPDAGARQRLLDQPMSRNESYSSAGIVAAKAAYDDGDPWLASLVERLDQQRTLLADLLATHLPEVRMRPLEATYLAWLDASAYGHDDAAAVALERGRVMVSAGTSYAPGAGSQVRLNIATSPQRLTEVVERLAKAWT